Part of the Saccharospirillaceae bacterium genome, GCACCCGCAAACGCTCGAACAGGGTGTAGGCGAAGCCGGATAAGATCAGCCGCCACTGGTTGGTCCACCAGTGTGTGCTGGAGGTGCGACCGGCAAACAGATCCAGTTGTTGATCCTTGATCCGGTTCTCCATATCACCCCGTGCGCAATACTGTTCGTAGTAGAGCTTGAATCCGTCATCGTAGCGGGAGCTGATAACGAACCGTGGGTTCGGGCCTTGAGGGCCATGCCTACGATGTAATCCACCTGGTTGCGATCGCACCAGGCCAGCAGTCGGGGCTTGCTGAAGTGGGAGTCGCCCCGGAATACGATCCGGGTCCGTGGCCAATACTGGCGAATAAATCGCACCAGCAGCGCCAGAATGGCCCAACTGTGCCGGGCATCACCCCGGTTGCTGGTGCGCAGGTAGCTCACCAGCAAGTGCCGGCCGCAGAAGACGTAAAGCGGGAAGTAGCAGTGATGGTCGTAATACCGGTTAAAGAATTTACCCGGCTGATCCCCATGCACCGGGATATCGGTGCCGTCAAAATCCAGCACGATTTCCTTCGGCGGCTCTTCGTGTTGTTCAATAAAGTGGTGCCAGAGCAGCTCATGGGCCTTCACAATGGTTTGCCGGTCCATTGCCTGTTCCATTCGGCACAGCGTGGATTTGCCAGCCAGAGCGGAGGCGTTACCCGTGGCGGTTTGTAGCGCCTGATCAAAGCGCAGGGCTTCATGGTCATTCAGATCTTCGTAGCCACCGGCCACACCGTAGACCCGTTGCCGGACCAGGGACTTGAGCTCATGACGAATCATCCGGGGATCCCGCTGGTCGGTCAGAGTCTCGGCCAGCCGTTGGGTTAACCGGTGTTGTTTGTCGACTTCGCGCAGTAACAGCAAGCCGGCATCGGAGGTGATATGGCCTCCGGAGAAGTCGGTTTCAATCTGGCGGCGGGAAAGTGGCGAGAAGGTCAGTTTTTGAGGTACCATTCTGGATGCGGCTACTGG contains:
- a CDS encoding IS1380 family transposase, producing MVPQKLTFSPLSRRQIETDFSGGHITSDAGLLLLREVDKQHRLTQRLAETLTDQRDPRMIRHELKSLVRQRVYGVAGGYEDLNDHEALRFDQALQTATGNASALAGKSTLCRMEQAMDRQTIVKAHELLWHHFIEQHEEPPKEIVLDFDGTDIPVHGDQPGKFFNRYYDHHCYFPLYVFCGRHLLVSYLRTSNRGDARHSWAILALLVRFIRQYWPRTRIVFRGDSHFSKPRLLAWCDRNQVDYIVGMALKARTHGSLSAPATMTDSSSTTNSIAHGVIWRTGSRINNWICLPVAPPAHTGGPTSGG